Proteins found in one Deinococcus apachensis DSM 19763 genomic segment:
- a CDS encoding DUF998 domain-containing protein, giving the protein MTAAHVRPLPLLWVAGLLVPVLYFGSQVLAAPSFPGFDFLRTTASDLGSDHSNVPGIANTGALLGALVTIVTAAWFALQLSRRVPVVLVALVTLALALTGAMNFWAWLHPLPDPLHGRNPFTVASLILPVLLPLATWRLLSRGVRVYLLINLAGYLVLFAMFTGLYPGPTQTYPGLMQRLLAVTTFVPVAVLAVALRRFPVRSHGRHSKPGGEHAT; this is encoded by the coding sequence CCTGTGGGTGGCCGGGCTCCTGGTTCCCGTCCTGTACTTCGGCTCACAGGTGCTCGCCGCCCCCTCCTTCCCAGGCTTTGATTTCCTTCGAACGACCGCGAGTGACCTGGGCTCAGACCACTCCAACGTGCCCGGCATCGCCAACACGGGAGCCCTGCTCGGCGCCCTGGTGACCATCGTGACCGCCGCCTGGTTCGCGCTGCAGTTGTCCCGCCGGGTCCCGGTGGTGCTGGTGGCGTTGGTCACGCTCGCCCTGGCCTTGACAGGCGCGATGAACTTCTGGGCCTGGCTGCACCCTCTGCCGGACCCCCTGCATGGCCGCAATCCATTCACCGTCGCCTCGCTCATCCTCCCGGTGCTGCTCCCCCTCGCCACGTGGAGGCTGCTCTCACGTGGGGTTCGGGTGTACCTGCTGATCAACCTCGCGGGCTACCTGGTGCTCTTCGCAATGTTCACCGGGTTGTACCCCGGCCCAACGCAGACGTATCCCGGGTTGATGCAGCGGCTGCTGGCTGTCACCACCTTCGTCCCGGTGGCCGTCCTTGCCGTCGCGCTGCGTCGCTTCCCAGTCCGGTCACATGGTCGGCACAGCAAGCCGGGCGGTGAACACGCGACCTGA